The Stenotrophomonas indicatrix DNA segment CCTTGCCGCCATGCGAAGCGAGCTGCGGATTGACTTCGTTTTCCACCACCCAATGCACACGTTCGACCAGCGAGGCGGCATCGCCGGGCGCTTCGCCCTTGATCCGCGGCGCCTTGATCGTCAGCTGCTGGGTACCGGCCGTGCCGGGCACGATGTCGATCTCCGCACCATCGAGCCAGCCAACGCTGGTGGCGTCGACATAGAGCGTGAAACCATCGCAGTCCACCGCCCACTCGTCGCCGAGCAGGTCGGTCGGCTCGGCGAACTCCAGCCGGGCATCGGCACGCGGGGTTCCGGGTTCGACCGCACTCAAGCGCACGCCCATGCCGGGCACGCCCTCGCGTTCGATCAGCTTGCGGAAATGGGTCTGGGCAGTGTCGGAGATCTGGATCATCAGGCTATTCTAGCCAAG contains these protein-coding regions:
- a CDS encoding NfuA family Fe-S biogenesis protein, coding for MIQISDTAQTHFRKLIEREGVPGMGVRLSAVEPGTPRADARLEFAEPTDLLGDEWAVDCDGFTLYVDATSVGWLDGAEIDIVPGTAGTQQLTIKAPRIKGEAPGDAASLVERVHWVVENEVNPQLASHGGKVAVQEVSADGVVLLRFGGGCQGCGMADVTLKQGIEKTLMGRVPGVTAVRDATDHDSGHAPYIPRGNAA